From the genome of Ovis aries strain OAR_USU_Benz2616 breed Rambouillet chromosome 5, ARS-UI_Ramb_v3.0, whole genome shotgun sequence:
CTCATCCTTGTCCTCCTCATCATCTTTgtctgcctcttcctcctccttgcctttcttctcctcctcctcctcgcgtAGCCTCTGCTCTTCATCCTGCTTGTCCTTCATTTGCTTTTCAGCTGCCTGTGTATAAaccacacacacccctcaggCCTAGACTCTcctgccagccctgcccacccccaaacCCAGGCTGGACCTTGGTCTCACCTTTGTAACACCCCATGTCTCGTTGCCAAACTCCTCAGCATACGCTTCATCATTGGTGATAAGGAAGTTGTCAAAGATGGTGCCAGATTTGACCTGTATAGGGCCAGAATGGGTGGTCAGAAGGGATACCTGTTGGCCTTGGCCTTGAAAAGGTCTCCTGCCCATGCTCACATAACCACTACACAATACTACAGTCTAACATTGCAGTTGAAAAATAGGCTGCCTAGATTCAAacctcagctctgccatttactatATATGATCTTGAGCTGGTGACTTCATCTCTTTGCACCTCAgtatcttcatctataaaatgagatctCATTCTCTTCTTCAAACTATCTTTCCTAGTACAGTCTATGTGCCAAGCAGCATACTAGATGCAGAAAGTACATTGACAAACAGGACAAAAATTCGGCCCTTGTGAAGCTAAGTTCTAATGGGGTTATCTACCTGCCTTTCTAGGCTGCTGGATGCAATTGAGTTACTTCCcacaaaaatacttgaaaatagtACCTGGAACATATTAAGTACAAGCCAAAGCAGGTGCTGTTAAGACCCCGTAATGACAAACCAGgaatttcttaaaagaaaggGGGGGGGCACCATTTTGGAGTCTGCCCGCCCTTGTCCCCTTTTCTCCTGGGTTGACCCTGAGCACCTGAGGTCCCCTAGGGAGCCGCCTCTTCCCTCCATGTCTCACCTGCCAAAGATCCAAGCCTAGAACAGCAAAGTTTTCATAGGCGTAGATGTTGCTATCAGGGGAATACTCAGGGTTGTCAATCTCTGGATGGATCCAAACGCCCTTGTACTCTGGGTTGTCGATCTGCCTGGGCTTCCACTCCCCCTGCAGAAGTAAACTGACGGGTGAGCGAAGATCACTGCCTTCCCCATTGTGCACCACCCTCCTCAGAGTGCCAGACTCACCTTGTACTCTGGGTTCTGAATAACAGGTGGTTCCCACTCTCCGTCCATCTCTTCATCCCAGTCCTCAggtttcttagcatcagggtcagGAATGTGCTCAGGCTTGTCCCAATCCTGAGGATACATTAGGAGGTCAGAATAGGAGCAGCTGTCCTCCACACGCTCCATGGTGGGGAGCCCCTGCCCAAGCACCAACCTCAGGCTTGGAGTCTGTGGGGTCATCGATCTTGGCACGATCATCCCAGTCTTCAGGCTTAGCGGCATCAGGATCCTTTATCTTCTTGGGGGGCAAGAAATCCCAGTCGTCCTCCAAGGAGCCTGACTCCACCTGGCTGTTATCAATCTTCACCTCATACGTATTATCAGGCCGCACAATCAGCGTGTACAGGTGGGTGAATTCATCGTCCTAAAGAGAATGAAAGATGAGTGGCCCCGCCCACCAGCCTGGGCTCAAAGCCTCCCCTCACAGCCATTTGTGACCACCCCCAAGGCACACCTTGCAGCGAATATCCTTGTTGATCAGCACATTCTTGCCCTTGTAGTTGAAGATGACATGAACCTTCTTGGTGCCGGGTCCACAGATGTCTGGGCCTTGGTGAGAAGCAGATCTTGGTCAGAACTACAGTCTGTCCACCATTACaagcccctgcccaccccattACAAAAAGACAACTTGGTTCTTAAACTCAGGACTGTCaagctgaaaaaacaaaattcagaccTTCTCTCTAAGGAACTGGGGgaggacacttaaaaaaaaacaaaccacacatCAGTACTCCAGAACTCACAATCTTCACTTGCACAACTAGGAACAAGGAAATGCCTATATAGTAAAACTGCACGAATTAGTGTGAAGTCGATGATAAAAATGCAGTAAGTGGTTCCTAACTATTCCCTCACCTTCCCTATGAAAGAAATGCCTAAAGCATGTAAGTGTTTTCTATGCTCTCAAGACCACCGTTCATGGGCGATAAAGAACTCCCCGGGTTTCAAACTCCCTCTAAGTGACCAGAAATCAGCACCAGGGTGGAGTCCCCTTACCAAACATGATGTTGTATTCGGAGTCCCCGTGCATGTCTGTCTGATCCAAACCAGCTGGAAACAGCTTCACATAGCCGCCCCCACAGTCGATGTTCTGCTCGTGTTTCACCGTGAACTGCACCACCAGCGTCTGACCCTTGTTGCTGAAAGGCTCAAATCTCGCCGACAGTGCGTAGAACCGGGCATCCTGGCTAGTCTGCAGGCCTACCGAGAGACTATAATCAGATCAGGGCTCAGCACCAACCCCCCGGGGAACCCTAAGGATGTAAAATACACACCAGTCCTCCTTCCTTCACCTCCCCTACTTCTAGGGATACCCAAACTCTGTCCTCCTGGATCTGAATACCCACTCCTAAGTTCTTACCTTTATCTTTCTCCTGGTCACCATAGAACTTGCCGGAACTGAGAACGAATTTGCCAAAATCCGGTTTGTGTTTGGATTCGATCCAGCGCTCGGTCCACCCGTCTAGAGGATCAAAGAGGCAGGTAAGCGCGGCGGTGCTGATCAACTCCCCACCAAACATCTACCAGGAGCCACAAACTGCTGGGAGCAAGGAAGGagattcccccctccccccagaccGTCCCCACCCCAACCTCTAGTTTGACATCTCTGGTGACTTAAAAGATCCTCGGGCAAACCCTAACTCCCGCTTCGGAAAGCCGCTGCTCCCTCCACGCTCCCCAGGGACGCCGAAGGAAGGCTCGCCTTCGGCTCCAGTCCCTGAAGGAAACCGTGTTGGCCCTCTGAGCAGTAATTACAAGCGACACGCAGATATGGGCCGGAGGGCCAGCCGCGTCGTTAGGACGATCTCGAGCGGGACTAGCCGTTACCTCCGTCCAGAAACTGCTCCTTGAAGTAAACGGTGGGATCAGCGGCGGCCAGGCCGAGAAGGCCGAGCAGCAGCGGCACGGGTAGCAGCATGGCGGGCCGAGGGGGCGGTGGCGCGCGGGCCCTTTAAGTCACTCGTCCGGCAGCAGCTCTGCAGTGGGGACGGACGCCGCCGCCGGCCGTGCCCTTTTATACCCCGCCTGCTCTCAAACCAGCCTGGTCCGGCCTCTTGGTCCGCCTTCCTCACTTTATCATTGGTCTGTGGCCATAGCCCTGCCTTTCCATTGGACCCTTCTAGGCTCAGCATGTTAGGCTGTGCCTCGGAACGCTGGGTTCCCAGATGGCCGATTTCTATTGGCCGCACCACTGGCCAATGAAGGTCGACCACGCGTTGTGGGGGACGCCCACCGGTGAAGTCGGGGGGGCCTCGAGCCCCTCAGTCCAGGTCATGTGACCAGACCTCGGCCCAGCCCCGCCCTCCCTTGCGCGCGGCGTTCGGGATCTAGGCGTTTAAAGAACACGCGCGAGCTGTGGTGCTGCGTGAAGCTAGGGTCCGGCTCCATTCTAGACTCCACTCAAGGGTTGAGTGGGCAAGGTTTTCCTAGCGTCTTTCTACTCTGAGTTTGGGGAACCCCACCATTCCCaccttgtctttctcttccttcccactCCTCTTCCCGTCCTCCACCCgcctccctgccccccccccccccccccccccccgccttccTCCCCAACCCCGCCTTCTCCCTCCCACACCTCCCTCCCCCGGGATGGGGCAGAGGGCACCGAGCCCTGGGGCTTCACTTCCTCCCAGCGCCGGAGCCCTGCAGGCCTGGGGGAAGAGTGCCTGTTCTCAGTACGGTCCCCGTAGTGACCTGGCAGCCTGTCAGACTGCTTCTGTGTGAGCTGGGGCAAGTCATTCAGCCTCTTTGAAATCACAGGATCTCTTGAAAGGCCAGGAGGAGCGACCCCGGCCAGCTGCTGTCCGGCGGAAATGCTTTTCAAGCTTTTAGGGATTTTCTGGGACAGAGGGAAGGACCCTGACGGCTCAAAAGATGTGACGACAGGTTGTGTTCCTCTCTTTGCAGCCTGTCCTttacctccctcccatccccgccCCCCAGCCGGTAAATGAAAGGGGTCGCCGCCTTGTGGTCTCCCGCAAACGGCCTGGTTTTGCAATTAAACGGCTGAATATGAGCGGGCAGGGGGTTCCgttggggaggagaaaaaaaaagaggcagatgGTGAGGAAGATAAGGTCCAAGAGAGGTGGGCAGGACCCCTGAGACTAGAGCCTTCTGAGGCCACAGGCACATGACTGGCAGTGACTGACACCAGCCCCATACCCCTAGGctgcaggaaggaggaaggagaacgGGGACTTTCCCAAACTGAGCAAATAGGCTCTGGACTTGGGAAGTAGGAATAAACTGGcgaaggcggggggtggggggttggggtggtggggggagcggATTCTGGCAAAAGAGTGGGGAGGGTGTACTTCCCCTCCAGTGGTGGGGACTGGGAAAGGGAGGTGTGACGAGTTTTGACGAAGTTGGGGTTCTACTTCTCCAAAACAGTATGGCGTATAACCTAAAGTGTTCCTCAGTGATGAAGCCCACACCCACCAACTCTGGGATGACCACGCTAGGCTTTGCATTGATattcctcccaccttccctctctcccaccaTGTGTCATGGACACAGGGGCTTGGTGCTTCCTTCTGGACAGTAGAATCTGTGCCTGTCCTGTTCACCTCACCATTCCACAGTGTCTCCTATAGCACGAGGCACAGAACAAGCTTAAAACctacttgatattttaaaaaaaaaaagtacctgatATGTCACAGAAGGAAGGGACAAAGGACTCTTGCTAggattgaaaaagcaaaaatggagAAAGTGCTTTTTTGGAGGGCAGTTCAGAGTCTTCGTATCTGTGCAGAGGCCGGGGGGGCGGGGAGGCTTCTCAAgttgtgagcaggggctactctctagttggggtgggcaggcttctccttgtgctggcttctcttgttgcagagcaggggctgtagggtgcaagggcttagttttagttgctctgcagtatgtggaatcttcccaaaccaggagttgaaccctgGTCCCTCaacattgacaggtgaattcttttttatttttattttttattgaaggataattgctttgcagaattttgttgccgtctgtcaaacctcaacatgaatcagccataaatgaaagcaaaaggaagtgaagtcgctcagtcgtgtccgactctttgcgaccctgtggactgtagcctaccaggcttctctgtccatgggattgtccaggcaagaatactggagtgggttaccgtttccttccttctccaggggaatcttcccgacccagggatcgaacttgggtctcccgcattgaagtcagatgctttaacctcttagccaccagggaatcagccataggaatacatatatcccctcccttttgaacctccctcccatctccctccccatcccacccctctaggttaatacagagtccctgtttgagtttcctgagccatacagcaaattcctgttggttatctattttacatatggtaatgtaagtttccatgttactctttgcatacatcttaccctctccccatgtccataagtgtattctctatgtctgtttctccattgctgccctgtgaataaattcttcagtaccatttttctatattctgtatatgtgtgttagaatacgatatttatctttctctttctgactcacttcactctgtataataggttctaggttcatccacctcatcagaactgactcagatgcattctttttatggctgagtaatattccattgggtatatgtaccacaacttctttatccattcatctgtcgatggacatctcggttgtttccatgttctagctattgtaaataatgctgcaatgaacagtgggatacatgtgtctttttcaaccctaGTTTCCCCAGGTTATATGCCTTAGgaatggaactgctgggtcatatggtggttttatttctaattttttaaggaatctccatactgtcttccatagtggctgtatcaatttacttaTATTCCCTCCAACAGTacagagcgttcccttttctccacatcctttccagcatttattgtttgtaggctttttgatgatggccattctgactggtgtgagatgatatcgcGTAGTTTggatagttttgatttgcatttctctaataatgagcaatactGAGTATCTTTTCGTGTGATTGttattatgtcttctttggagaaatgtctattcagatctttcccccagtttttgattggggcgtttgtttttctggtattgagttggcaggtgaattcttagccactgggccaccagggaagtcctggcggAAGTGCTTTGAAACTAAGATGAGACTTTGAGGAATGCATTCTGAATTTTTGTCAGGACCTCACTATACGTCCAGAATCGGGGGTATTAGTAACCCCATTTTCCAGGCTCAAGTAACAATTATGATGGCTGAATGagtaaatagggcttcccaggtggcccagcggtgaagaattcacctgtcagtgctggagatgggaagatctcctgcagaaggaaatggcaacccagtccagtattcttacctggaaaattccatggacagaggagccgggtgggctccATGGCCGGGGaggggggtcacaaaaagttggacacaactgaatcactaaacaacaaatgaataaatgcatgCTGCTTAGACTAGCACCTGACTCAGAGTTCACACTCAATACCAGCAAATACTGCATTAAGTACTATTATACCTAATTCTCAGTTACCTGGGCTCGTATCATTTCCATCCAAGGgaggaaacaggcacagaaaGATGAAGTGATTTTGCTGGGTGACAAAAATGGCAGATCTGGGATTAGACTCTACTTGTGCTGCCTAATGTAGTCTCCACTATTGACTATAGCCACGTGTGACTATTGCCTTTTGAAATGTAGCTGCTCTTAACTGAGATGAGCTGTAAGTGTAAAATATACATCAGAATTTAAAGacttaatatgaaaaaaagaatgtaaaatatttcactagtattaaatattgaaatgaaaatttggaCATCTCAAGTTTTATAAATTCCTCAAATTAATACCACCccctttaattttgtatttaaagtttttatttatttttggctgtgctgggtctaccttgtggcacacaggctttctctggtttcaACAAacaggggctactgtctagttacAGCACCTGGGCTTCTTGTTGAAGTGGCTtctctggctcagtagttgtacaCTGGCTCCAGGGCACATGAGCTTCATTGTGCAGCGCAAAGGATTTAGCTGCTCTTCAGCATGCGGAatattcctaaccactggactaccagggaggtcctgaCCCCTTTTGTTTTAAACATCGATAATTAGAAAGggtaaaattatatttgtatctcaaattacatttctttgttttggCCAGGCCCGAGGCAtgccaaccagggatcaaacccatgcattCTGCAGTGGAAttgtggagttctaaccactggaacggaagaggcaatggcaacccactccagtactcttgcctggaaaatcccatggacagaggagcctggtaggctgcagtccatggggtcgctaacagtcacacacaactgagtgacttcactttcagttttcactttcatgcattggagaaggaaatggcaacccactccggtgttcttgcctggagaatcccagggacggcagagcctggtggg
Proteins encoded in this window:
- the CALR gene encoding calreticulin, which produces MLLPVPLLLGLLGLAAADPTVYFKEQFLDGDGWTERWIESKHKPDFGKFVLSSGKFYGDQEKDKGLQTSQDARFYALSARFEPFSNKGQTLVVQFTVKHEQNIDCGGGYVKLFPAGLDQTDMHGDSEYNIMFGPDICGPGTKKVHVIFNYKGKNVLINKDIRCKDDEFTHLYTLIVRPDNTYEVKIDNSQVESGSLEDDWDFLPPKKIKDPDAAKPEDWDDRAKIDDPTDSKPEDWDKPEHIPDPDAKKPEDWDEEMDGEWEPPVIQNPEYKGEWKPRQIDNPEYKGVWIHPEIDNPEYSPDSNIYAYENFAVLGLDLWQVKSGTIFDNFLITNDEAYAEEFGNETWGVTKAAEKQMKDKQDEEQRLREEEEEKKGKEEEEADKDDEEDKDEDEEDEDEKEEEEEEDAAAGQAKDEL